The proteins below are encoded in one region of Misgurnus anguillicaudatus chromosome 24, ASM2758022v2, whole genome shotgun sequence:
- the mfsd1 gene encoding lysosomal dipeptide transporter MFSD1 isoform X2, with protein sequence MAASREHRSLLNEDDDEDDEGVVESMSPLCDPRHLLHRIVVLCFMCFLGFGSYFCYDNPAALQTQVIQDMNLNTASFMQLYAWYSWPNVVLCFLGGFLLDRVFGIRWGTIIFASFVLLGQIIFAAGALVNHFWLMEVGRFVFGIGGESLAVAQNTYAVNWFKGKELNLVFGLQLSMARLGSTVNMNVIGWVYSRIQMMVGSAGYTTLGITLMISASTCLFSLICSLVLGFLDRRAERILHKEQGKTGEVIKLTDVKDFPLSLWLIFIICVGYYVAIFPFIGLGQVFFIEKFSFTPVQARAINSVVYIISAPASPLLGFVVDKTGRNIMWVLLAVVTTLFSHVMLAFTLWNPWIAMSILGLSYSLLACALWPMVAFVVPEHQLGTAYGFMQSIQNLGLALISMAAGTILDTRGYLFLEVFFIACVCLALIAVVLLYLYNSYKDGELNLSASSRAQRTKAE encoded by the exons ATGGCTGCGTCGCGCGAGCACCGGTCTCTTCTGAATGAAGATGACGATGAAGATGATGAAGGTGTGGTGGAGAGCATGAGCCCGCTGTGTGATccgcgtcacctgctgcaccgGATCGTGGTTCTGTGCTTCATGTGTTTCCTGGGCTTCG GAAGTTATTTTTGCTATGACAACCCGGCTGCTCTTCAAACTcaagtcatacag gatATGAATCTGAACACAGCTTCTTTCATGCAGTTGTATGCGTGGTACTCGTGGCCAAACGTGGTTCTGTGTTTTCTTGGTGGGTTTCTGCTGGACAGGGTCTTTGGCATCAG GTGGGGAACGATAATCTTTGCATCATTTGTGTTATTAGGACAG ATCATATTTGCTGCTGGTGCACTGGTCAATCATTTCTGGCTGATGGAGGTCGGACGCTTTGTTTTTGG TATTGGTGGAGAGTCATTGGCTGTGGCACAGAACACATATGCAGTTAACTGGTTTAAAGGCAAAGAGCTCAACCTGGTGTTCGGTCTTCAGCTCAGCATGGCCAGACTG GGCAGTACAGTAAACATGAATGTCATTGGTTGGGTATACAGTCGTATTCAGATGATGGTGGGCTCAGCCGGATACACCACACTGGGAATAACACTCATGATCT CGGCGTCCACGTGTCTCTTCTCACTCATATGTTCACTGGTTCTGGGTTTCCTGGACAGAAGAGCAGAGAGGATTCTTCACAAGGAGCAAGGAAAAACCGGAGAA GTGATCAAGCTTACAGATGTAAAGGATTTTCCGCTTTCTTTATGGCTTATCTTCATCATATGTGTGGGATATTACGTGGCCATCTTTCCATTTATTGGACTCGGCCA AGTCTTCTTCATAGAGAAGTTCAGTTTCACTCCTGTCCAGGCCAGAGCCATTAACAG TGTAGTGTATATCATCTCAGCCCCTGCTTCACCTTTGTTGGGTTTTGTGGTTGATAAGACGGGCCGGAACATCATGTGGGTTCTGTTGGCTGTAGTCACCACACTCTTCTCTCACGTCATGTTGGCCTTTACCCTCTGGAACCCCTGGATTGCTATG TCTATCTTAGGTTTGTCCTATTCTCTTCTGGCCTGTGCACTTTGGCCTATGGTGGCATTTGTCGTACCAGAACATCAGCTGGGAACTGCATATGGATT TATGCAGTCTATACAGAACTTGGGTCTGGCTCTCATCTCGATGGCCGCAGGAACTATCTTAGATACCAGAGGATATCTCTTCCTCGAGGTTTTCTTCATTGCCTGCGTGTGTT TGGCTTTGATCGCTGTGGTCTTGTTGTATCTGTATAATTCTTATAAAG ATGGAGAACTGAATCTGTCTGCTTCGTCAAGAGCTCAACGTACTAAAGCTGA